From a single Carassius gibelio isolate Cgi1373 ecotype wild population from Czech Republic chromosome A18, carGib1.2-hapl.c, whole genome shotgun sequence genomic region:
- the gse1b gene encoding genetic suppressor element 1 isoform X3, which produces MFGLKAPLYYLPGMSHEPKSPSLGMISTATRTTATVSPLTPSPLNGSIVPNGSPASQSTHSGFAAALRKLAKQAEEPRAGSSISSESSPVSSPATNHSSPVSTPKRGPMGPVIVPPGGHSVPSTPPVVTIAPTKTVNGLWRSESRPVREAESGPRGVSRDRLSSEAASSQEKGGPTVPSHLIGNPYAFGLTPTSVMQDSRFQPLNLPRQMPHTVPSASVPEEYLRGFRPYATAEELRMPSLPLGLDPATAAAAAAYYHPGYLPHPSFSHYRMDDPFCLSALRSPFYPLPAGGALPPLHPSAVHMHLPGVRYPGDLSHPSLSSLQSERLSERLQMEDELRQREREREREREREKEREREAEREKEREREREREKELEREREREREREREREKEREREREIERQKERSAREKAVESHYLAELHGLRGFPEDRAKHADRITTNRPDKTKEPTLTTPKPIQPGLHHSINSSSHPVPSLVSAHGMYLGPGGAGPANLTVATMLQRNNEEERWLARQRKLRQEKEDRQYQVSEFRQQVIEQHLDLGRQGETADLHIEGHRPGPNHHEPNSRDRERDRDPHPLLGAPPPLISPKYQHKDHAPPPPTTLWNPASLIETSTDSRRTLHEPQSLGHYDISRLPLPPSKHERHYTSEKLEEGSRKRDSLDKYAPIQPSGFSESNTFLAELEKSTQSFLNQQRAPLSLSGPYGELSAGLKSSGSFKSHQGHSCLVPDATLVYDEFLQQHRRAVSKLDLEEKRRREAREKGYYYELDDSYDESDEEEMRAHLRRVAEQPPLKLDDSTEKVEFLQMFDLTTLARREEMMEVKRRKRRRMLRERSPSLPAVQRKRPTSEQPSPLLTRFTPEDMNNSPELEDKKRFLTIFSLNHVTQQQRKDNERVEELLKAIKQKSVTLDSIRYNPHPLCRSPATLCADLSSKSPVHSNDLMNGRPPSPSPSVSVPQPPAEPLYHSDHHRSLSDPSRMKDSSLPAALPDKCRANDSIPGRSASLLNSVRQPPFTKESSTSVNRKTKPWESFIAEEFAQQFHESVLQSTQKALQKSKGGALVMSEQNHAVDSSVHYNIPELQSTPGRSKPHPHPPSLQPNGQHCLPHPSRQELSTEESEEEDEEDDTEEDEPTTSRWQGIEAIFEAYQEYAEEQSIERQVLHSQCRRLEAHHYNLSLTAEQLSHSVGELMAQKQKLASDRENLQAELEHFKKCLTLPQNPWSRGHFKGFPPR; this is translated from the exons CAGGATCTTCCATCAGCAGCGAGTCATCTCCTGTCTCATCTCCGGCCACTAACCACAGCTCCCCAGTCAGTACGCCCAAGCGGGGCCCCATGGGTCCAGTTATAGTGCCTCCCGGGGGCCACAGCGTACCCAGTACCCCACCTGTTGTCACCATAGCACCCACCAAAACCGTCAACGGCCTGTGGAGGAGTGAGAGCCGACCTGTACGAGAG GctgagtcaggtccccgtggagtCAGCCGGGACCGGTTAAGTTCAGAGGCTGCTTCTTCCCAAGAGAAAGGGGGTCCCACTGTCCCTTCTCACCTAATTGGAAACCCTTACGCATTTGGCTTGACGCCCACGTCTGTGATGCAGGACTCACGCTTTCAACCTCTTAA CCTGCCCCGTCAGATGCCCCATACTGTGCCCTCAGCCAGTGTTCCTGAGGAATATCTGAGGGGGTTTCGTCCTTATGCCACAGCCGAGGAGCTACGCATGCCGTCTTTACCCCTGGGGCTTGATCCTGCCactgctgcagctgctgctgctTACTACCATCCTGGATATCTTCCCCACCCCTCCTTCTCACACTACAG AATGGATGATCCGTTCTGTCTGTCCGCGCTGAGGTCACCGTTCTATCCGCTACCTGCAGGGGGTGCTCTACCTCCTCTTCACCCATCTGCGGTACACATGCACCTGCCTGGGGTGCGTTACCCTGGAGACCTAAGCCACCCATCACTGTCCAGCCTACAGTCGGAGCGCTTGTCAGAGAG ACTCCAGATGGAGGACGAGctgcgacagagagagagagagagagaaagagaacgcgAGCGCGAGAAAGAGCGGGAACGAGAGGCTGAGCGAGAAAAAGAGCGCGAGCGAGAAAGGGAGCGAGAGAAGGAGCTGGAgcgtgagagggagagagagagagagagggagagagaaagggaaaaagagagagagcgtgagagagaaaTAGAGCGACAGAAGGAGAGGTCCGCACGAGAGAAGGCTGTGGAGAGCCACTATCTGGCTGAGCTTCATGGGCTGAGAGGTTTCCCAGAGGACAGAGCCAAACATGCAGACAGAATCACTACGAACAGACCTG ATAAAACCAAAGAGCCCACCCTTACAACCCCTAAACCAATCCAGCCTGGACTTCACCATTCTATAAACTCCAGCAGTCACCCCGTGCCCAGCCTTGTCTCTGCCCATGGCATGTATCTGGGCCCTGGAGGGGCGGGACCTGCCAATCTGACAGTGGCCACCATGCTGCAGCGCAATAATGAGGAAGAGCGCTGGCTAGCCCGGCAACGGAAACTACGGCAAGAGAAAGAGGACAGGCAGTACCAGGTTTCAGAGTTCCGTCAGCAGGTCATAGAGCAGCACCTGGACCTGGGCAGACAGGGGGAAACTGCAGACCTGCATATAGAGGGACACAG ACCTGGACCAAACCATCACGAGCCCAACAGCAGAGATCGTGAGAGAGACAGGGATCCCCATCCTCTCCTGGGAGCTCCACCCCCTCTCATCTCCCCAAAATATCAGCACAAAGACCACGCTCCCCCACCCCCAACCACGCTATGGAACCCTGCATCACTCATCGAGACCTCCACCGACTCTAGACGCACCTTGCATGAGCCCCAGAGTCTGGGTCACTATGATATAAGCCGGCTTCCCCTACCCCCCTCCAAACATGAGCGTCATTACACTTCTGAAAAGCTGGAAGAGGGATCTCGGAAAAGGGATAGTCTGGATAAATATGCCCCCATCCAGCCCAGTGGGTTCTCGGAGTCAAACACTTTCCTAGCGGAGTTGGAAAAATCCACCCAGAGCTTCCTGAACCAGCAGAGGGCACCGCTGAGTCTCTCAGGGCCATACGGAGAGCTGAGTGCAGGCCTGAAGTCCAGCGGGTCTTTTAAAAGCCACCAGGGGCATTCATGTCTCGTACCAGATGCCACATTAGTGTACGATGAGTTCCTGCAACAGCACAGACGAGCTGTCAGCAAACTGGACTTGGAGGAGAAAAGACGCAGAGAAGCCAGAGAGAAAG GTTACTATTATGAGCTGGATGACTCCTATGATGAGAGTGATGAGGAAGAGATGCGAGCTCATCTCAGGAGGGTCGCAGAACAGCCGCCACTCAAACTAGACGATTCCACAGAG AAGGTGGAGTTTCTGCAGATGTTTGACCTGACGACTCTGGCCCGTCGGGAGGAGATGATGGAggtgaagaggaggaagaggaggcgcATGCTGAGAGAGAGGAGTCCTTCCCTCCCAGCTGTTCAGAGGAAGCGGCCTACTTCAGAGCAGCCTTCCCCCCTTTTAACCCGCTTCACCCCAGAGGACATGAACAACAGCCCTGAACTGGAGGATAAGAAACGCTTCCTCACCATTTTCAGCCTCAACCACGTCACTCAGCAGCAGAGAAAAG ATAATGAGAGGGTTGAGGAGTTGTTGAAGGCCATAAAACAGAAGAGCGTGACTCTAGACAGCATCAGATACAACCCTCACCCGCTGTGCAGGAGCCCTGCAACCCTATGCGCAG accTGTCATCTAAATCTCCAGTCCATTCTAATGATCTGATGAATGGACGGCCCCCCAGTCCCTCCCCCTCTGTGTCTGTGCCCCAGCCCCCAGCAGAACCCCTCTACCACTCAGATCATCACAGATCCCTCTCAGATCCCTCGAGAATGAAAGACTCTTCGTTGCCTGCTGCATTACCTGACAAATGTCGAGCCAATGACAGCATCCCTGGCAGGAGCGCTAGTCTGCTGAACAGTGTGCGACAGCCTCCATTCACTAAAGAGAGTTCCACTAGTGTCAACAGAAAGACCAAACCCTGGGAGAGTTTCATCGCCGAGGAGTTTGCCCAGCAGTTCCATGAATCAGTACTGCAGTCCACCCAAAAAGCCCTGCAGAAGAGTAAAG GTGGTGCCTTGGTCATGTCAGAACAGAACCATGCAGTGGATTCATCCGTGCATTATAACATTCCTGAGCTCCAGAGCACACCGGGCCGGTCCAAACCCCACCCACACCCCCCTTCTTTGCAGCCCAATGGACAGCACTGCCTCCCACACCCTTCCCGCCAGGAACTCTCCACAGAGGAgtctgaggaagaggatgaggaagatgaCACAGAGGAGGACGAGCCCACTACATCTAGGTGGCAGGGCATTGAAGCCATCTTTGAAGCTTATCAAGAGTATGCAGAAG AGCAAAGCATTGAGCGACAAGTTCTCCACAGTCAGTGCAGACGGCTGGAGGCACATCACTATAATCTCAGTCTAACAGCTGAACAGCTGTCACACTCAGTGGgg GAGCTGATGGCTCAGAAGCAGAAGCTTGCGTCAGATAGGGAGAACCTACAGGCAGAGCTAGAGCACTTTAAAAAGTGCCTGACACTGCCGCAGAATCCCTGGTCTAGGGGTCACTTCAAGGGCTTTCCACCCAGGTGA
- the gse1b gene encoding genetic suppressor element 1 isoform X4, whose amino-acid sequence MSHEPKSPSLGMISTATRTTATVSPLTPSPLNGSIVPNGSPASQSTHSGFAAALRKLAKQAEEPRAGSSISSESSPVSSPATNHSSPVSTPKRGPMGPVIVPPGGHSVPSTPPVVTIAPTKTVNGLWRSESRPVREAESGPRGVSRDRLSSEAASSQEKGGPTVPSHLIGNPYAFGLTPTSVMQDSRFQPLNLPRQMPHTVPSASVPEEYLRGFRPYATAEELRMPSLPLGLDPATAAAAAAYYHPGYLPHPSFSHYRMDDPFCLSALRSPFYPLPAGGALPPLHPSAVHMHLPGVRYPGDLSHPSLSSLQSERLSERLQMEDELRQREREREREREREKEREREAEREKEREREREREKELEREREREREREREREKEREREREIERQKERSAREKAVESHYLAELHGLRGFPEDRAKHADRITTNRPDKTKEPTLTTPKPIQPGLHHSINSSSHPVPSLVSAHGMYLGPGGAGPANLTVATMLQRNNEEERWLARQRKLRQEKEDRQYQVSEFRQQVIEQHLDLGRQGETADLHIEGHRPGPNHHEPNSRDRERDRDPHPLLGAPPPLISPKYQHKDHAPPPPTTLWNPASLIETSTDSRRTLHEPQSLGHYDISRLPLPPSKHERHYTSEKLEEGSRKRDSLDKYAPIQPSGFSESNTFLAELEKSTQSFLNQQRAPLSLSGPYGELSAGLKSSGSFKSHQGHSCLVPDATLVYDEFLQQHRRAVSKLDLEEKRRREAREKGYYYELDDSYDESDEEEMRAHLRRVAEQPPLKLDDSTEKVEFLQMFDLTTLARREEMMEVKRRKRRRMLRERSPSLPAVQRKRPTSEQPSPLLTRFTPEDMNNSPELEDKKRFLTIFSLNHVTQQQRKDNERVEELLKAIKQKSVTLDSIRYNPHPLCRSPATLCADLSSKSPVHSNDLMNGRPPSPSPSVSVPQPPAEPLYHSDHHRSLSDPSRMKDSSLPAALPDKCRANDSIPGRSASLLNSVRQPPFTKESSTSVNRKTKPWESFIAEEFAQQFHESVLQSTQKALQKSKGGALVMSEQNHAVDSSVHYNIPELQSTPGRSKPHPHPPSLQPNGQHCLPHPSRQELSTEESEEEDEEDDTEEDEPTTSRWQGIEAIFEAYQEYAEEQSIERQVLHSQCRRLEAHHYNLSLTAEQLSHSVGELMAQKQKLASDRENLQAELEHFKKCLTLPQNPWSRGHFKGFPPR is encoded by the exons CAGGATCTTCCATCAGCAGCGAGTCATCTCCTGTCTCATCTCCGGCCACTAACCACAGCTCCCCAGTCAGTACGCCCAAGCGGGGCCCCATGGGTCCAGTTATAGTGCCTCCCGGGGGCCACAGCGTACCCAGTACCCCACCTGTTGTCACCATAGCACCCACCAAAACCGTCAACGGCCTGTGGAGGAGTGAGAGCCGACCTGTACGAGAG GctgagtcaggtccccgtggagtCAGCCGGGACCGGTTAAGTTCAGAGGCTGCTTCTTCCCAAGAGAAAGGGGGTCCCACTGTCCCTTCTCACCTAATTGGAAACCCTTACGCATTTGGCTTGACGCCCACGTCTGTGATGCAGGACTCACGCTTTCAACCTCTTAA CCTGCCCCGTCAGATGCCCCATACTGTGCCCTCAGCCAGTGTTCCTGAGGAATATCTGAGGGGGTTTCGTCCTTATGCCACAGCCGAGGAGCTACGCATGCCGTCTTTACCCCTGGGGCTTGATCCTGCCactgctgcagctgctgctgctTACTACCATCCTGGATATCTTCCCCACCCCTCCTTCTCACACTACAG AATGGATGATCCGTTCTGTCTGTCCGCGCTGAGGTCACCGTTCTATCCGCTACCTGCAGGGGGTGCTCTACCTCCTCTTCACCCATCTGCGGTACACATGCACCTGCCTGGGGTGCGTTACCCTGGAGACCTAAGCCACCCATCACTGTCCAGCCTACAGTCGGAGCGCTTGTCAGAGAG ACTCCAGATGGAGGACGAGctgcgacagagagagagagagagagaaagagaacgcgAGCGCGAGAAAGAGCGGGAACGAGAGGCTGAGCGAGAAAAAGAGCGCGAGCGAGAAAGGGAGCGAGAGAAGGAGCTGGAgcgtgagagggagagagagagagagagggagagagaaagggaaaaagagagagagcgtgagagagaaaTAGAGCGACAGAAGGAGAGGTCCGCACGAGAGAAGGCTGTGGAGAGCCACTATCTGGCTGAGCTTCATGGGCTGAGAGGTTTCCCAGAGGACAGAGCCAAACATGCAGACAGAATCACTACGAACAGACCTG ATAAAACCAAAGAGCCCACCCTTACAACCCCTAAACCAATCCAGCCTGGACTTCACCATTCTATAAACTCCAGCAGTCACCCCGTGCCCAGCCTTGTCTCTGCCCATGGCATGTATCTGGGCCCTGGAGGGGCGGGACCTGCCAATCTGACAGTGGCCACCATGCTGCAGCGCAATAATGAGGAAGAGCGCTGGCTAGCCCGGCAACGGAAACTACGGCAAGAGAAAGAGGACAGGCAGTACCAGGTTTCAGAGTTCCGTCAGCAGGTCATAGAGCAGCACCTGGACCTGGGCAGACAGGGGGAAACTGCAGACCTGCATATAGAGGGACACAG ACCTGGACCAAACCATCACGAGCCCAACAGCAGAGATCGTGAGAGAGACAGGGATCCCCATCCTCTCCTGGGAGCTCCACCCCCTCTCATCTCCCCAAAATATCAGCACAAAGACCACGCTCCCCCACCCCCAACCACGCTATGGAACCCTGCATCACTCATCGAGACCTCCACCGACTCTAGACGCACCTTGCATGAGCCCCAGAGTCTGGGTCACTATGATATAAGCCGGCTTCCCCTACCCCCCTCCAAACATGAGCGTCATTACACTTCTGAAAAGCTGGAAGAGGGATCTCGGAAAAGGGATAGTCTGGATAAATATGCCCCCATCCAGCCCAGTGGGTTCTCGGAGTCAAACACTTTCCTAGCGGAGTTGGAAAAATCCACCCAGAGCTTCCTGAACCAGCAGAGGGCACCGCTGAGTCTCTCAGGGCCATACGGAGAGCTGAGTGCAGGCCTGAAGTCCAGCGGGTCTTTTAAAAGCCACCAGGGGCATTCATGTCTCGTACCAGATGCCACATTAGTGTACGATGAGTTCCTGCAACAGCACAGACGAGCTGTCAGCAAACTGGACTTGGAGGAGAAAAGACGCAGAGAAGCCAGAGAGAAAG GTTACTATTATGAGCTGGATGACTCCTATGATGAGAGTGATGAGGAAGAGATGCGAGCTCATCTCAGGAGGGTCGCAGAACAGCCGCCACTCAAACTAGACGATTCCACAGAG AAGGTGGAGTTTCTGCAGATGTTTGACCTGACGACTCTGGCCCGTCGGGAGGAGATGATGGAggtgaagaggaggaagaggaggcgcATGCTGAGAGAGAGGAGTCCTTCCCTCCCAGCTGTTCAGAGGAAGCGGCCTACTTCAGAGCAGCCTTCCCCCCTTTTAACCCGCTTCACCCCAGAGGACATGAACAACAGCCCTGAACTGGAGGATAAGAAACGCTTCCTCACCATTTTCAGCCTCAACCACGTCACTCAGCAGCAGAGAAAAG ATAATGAGAGGGTTGAGGAGTTGTTGAAGGCCATAAAACAGAAGAGCGTGACTCTAGACAGCATCAGATACAACCCTCACCCGCTGTGCAGGAGCCCTGCAACCCTATGCGCAG accTGTCATCTAAATCTCCAGTCCATTCTAATGATCTGATGAATGGACGGCCCCCCAGTCCCTCCCCCTCTGTGTCTGTGCCCCAGCCCCCAGCAGAACCCCTCTACCACTCAGATCATCACAGATCCCTCTCAGATCCCTCGAGAATGAAAGACTCTTCGTTGCCTGCTGCATTACCTGACAAATGTCGAGCCAATGACAGCATCCCTGGCAGGAGCGCTAGTCTGCTGAACAGTGTGCGACAGCCTCCATTCACTAAAGAGAGTTCCACTAGTGTCAACAGAAAGACCAAACCCTGGGAGAGTTTCATCGCCGAGGAGTTTGCCCAGCAGTTCCATGAATCAGTACTGCAGTCCACCCAAAAAGCCCTGCAGAAGAGTAAAG GTGGTGCCTTGGTCATGTCAGAACAGAACCATGCAGTGGATTCATCCGTGCATTATAACATTCCTGAGCTCCAGAGCACACCGGGCCGGTCCAAACCCCACCCACACCCCCCTTCTTTGCAGCCCAATGGACAGCACTGCCTCCCACACCCTTCCCGCCAGGAACTCTCCACAGAGGAgtctgaggaagaggatgaggaagatgaCACAGAGGAGGACGAGCCCACTACATCTAGGTGGCAGGGCATTGAAGCCATCTTTGAAGCTTATCAAGAGTATGCAGAAG AGCAAAGCATTGAGCGACAAGTTCTCCACAGTCAGTGCAGACGGCTGGAGGCACATCACTATAATCTCAGTCTAACAGCTGAACAGCTGTCACACTCAGTGGgg GAGCTGATGGCTCAGAAGCAGAAGCTTGCGTCAGATAGGGAGAACCTACAGGCAGAGCTAGAGCACTTTAAAAAGTGCCTGACACTGCCGCAGAATCCCTGGTCTAGGGGTCACTTCAAGGGCTTTCCACCCAGGTGA
- the gse1b gene encoding genetic suppressor element 1 isoform X1, producing the protein MSHEPKSPSLGMISTATRTTATVSPLTPSPLNGSIVPNGSPASQSTHSGFAAALRKLAKQAEEPRGSSISSESSPVSSPATNHSSPVSTPKRGPMGPVIVPPGGHSVPSTPPVVTIAPTKTVNGLWRSESRPVREAESGPRGVSRDRLSSEAASSQEKGGPTVPSHLIGNPYAFGLTPTSVMQDSRFQPLNLPRQMPHTVPSASVPEEYLRGFRPYATAEELRMPSLPLGLDPATAAAAAAYYHPGYLPHPSFSHYRMDDPFCLSALRSPFYPLPAGGALPPLHPSAVHMHLPGVRYPGDLSHPSLSSLQSERLSERLQMEDELRQREREREREREREKEREREAEREKEREREREREKELEREREREREREREREKEREREREIERQKERSAREKAVESHYLAELHGLRGFPEDRAKHADRITTNRPDKTKEPTLTTPKPIQPGLHHSINSSSHPVPSLVSAHGMYLGPGGAGPANLTVATMLQRNNEEERWLARQRKLRQEKEDRQYQVSEFRQQVIEQHLDLGRQGETADLHIEGHRPGPNHHEPNSRDRERDRDPHPLLGAPPPLISPKYQHKDHAPPPPTTLWNPASLIETSTDSRRTLHEPQSLGHYDISRLPLPPSKHERHYTSEKLEEGSRKRDSLDKYAPIQPSGFSESNTFLAELEKSTQSFLNQQRAPLSLSGPYGELSAGLKSSGSFKSHQGHSCLVPDATLVYDEFLQQHRRAVSKLDLEEKRRREAREKGYYYELDDSYDESDEEEMRAHLRRVAEQPPLKLDDSTEKVEFLQMFDLTTLARREEMMEVKRRKRRRMLRERSPSLPAVQRKRPTSEQPSPLLTRFTPEDMNNSPELEDKKRFLTIFSLNHVTQQQRKDNERVEELLKAIKQKSVTLDSIRYNPHPLCRSPATLCADLSSKSPVHSNDLMNGRPPSPSPSVSVPQPPAEPLYHSDHHRSLSDPSRMKDSSLPAALPDKCRANDSIPGRSASLLNSVRQPPFTKESSTSVNRKTKPWESFIAEEFAQQFHESVLQSTQKALQKSKGGALVMSEQNHAVDSSVHYNIPELQSTPGRSKPHPHPPSLQPNGQHCLPHPSRQELSTEESEEEDEEDDTEEDEPTTSRWQGIEAIFEAYQEYAEEQSIERQVLHSQCRRLEAHHYNLSLTAEQLSHSVGELMAQKQKLASDRENLQAELEHFKKCLTLPQNPWSRGHFKGFPPR; encoded by the exons GATCTTCCATCAGCAGCGAGTCATCTCCTGTCTCATCTCCGGCCACTAACCACAGCTCCCCAGTCAGTACGCCCAAGCGGGGCCCCATGGGTCCAGTTATAGTGCCTCCCGGGGGCCACAGCGTACCCAGTACCCCACCTGTTGTCACCATAGCACCCACCAAAACCGTCAACGGCCTGTGGAGGAGTGAGAGCCGACCTGTACGAGAG GctgagtcaggtccccgtggagtCAGCCGGGACCGGTTAAGTTCAGAGGCTGCTTCTTCCCAAGAGAAAGGGGGTCCCACTGTCCCTTCTCACCTAATTGGAAACCCTTACGCATTTGGCTTGACGCCCACGTCTGTGATGCAGGACTCACGCTTTCAACCTCTTAA CCTGCCCCGTCAGATGCCCCATACTGTGCCCTCAGCCAGTGTTCCTGAGGAATATCTGAGGGGGTTTCGTCCTTATGCCACAGCCGAGGAGCTACGCATGCCGTCTTTACCCCTGGGGCTTGATCCTGCCactgctgcagctgctgctgctTACTACCATCCTGGATATCTTCCCCACCCCTCCTTCTCACACTACAG AATGGATGATCCGTTCTGTCTGTCCGCGCTGAGGTCACCGTTCTATCCGCTACCTGCAGGGGGTGCTCTACCTCCTCTTCACCCATCTGCGGTACACATGCACCTGCCTGGGGTGCGTTACCCTGGAGACCTAAGCCACCCATCACTGTCCAGCCTACAGTCGGAGCGCTTGTCAGAGAG ACTCCAGATGGAGGACGAGctgcgacagagagagagagagagagaaagagaacgcgAGCGCGAGAAAGAGCGGGAACGAGAGGCTGAGCGAGAAAAAGAGCGCGAGCGAGAAAGGGAGCGAGAGAAGGAGCTGGAgcgtgagagggagagagagagagagagggagagagaaagggaaaaagagagagagcgtgagagagaaaTAGAGCGACAGAAGGAGAGGTCCGCACGAGAGAAGGCTGTGGAGAGCCACTATCTGGCTGAGCTTCATGGGCTGAGAGGTTTCCCAGAGGACAGAGCCAAACATGCAGACAGAATCACTACGAACAGACCTG ATAAAACCAAAGAGCCCACCCTTACAACCCCTAAACCAATCCAGCCTGGACTTCACCATTCTATAAACTCCAGCAGTCACCCCGTGCCCAGCCTTGTCTCTGCCCATGGCATGTATCTGGGCCCTGGAGGGGCGGGACCTGCCAATCTGACAGTGGCCACCATGCTGCAGCGCAATAATGAGGAAGAGCGCTGGCTAGCCCGGCAACGGAAACTACGGCAAGAGAAAGAGGACAGGCAGTACCAGGTTTCAGAGTTCCGTCAGCAGGTCATAGAGCAGCACCTGGACCTGGGCAGACAGGGGGAAACTGCAGACCTGCATATAGAGGGACACAG ACCTGGACCAAACCATCACGAGCCCAACAGCAGAGATCGTGAGAGAGACAGGGATCCCCATCCTCTCCTGGGAGCTCCACCCCCTCTCATCTCCCCAAAATATCAGCACAAAGACCACGCTCCCCCACCCCCAACCACGCTATGGAACCCTGCATCACTCATCGAGACCTCCACCGACTCTAGACGCACCTTGCATGAGCCCCAGAGTCTGGGTCACTATGATATAAGCCGGCTTCCCCTACCCCCCTCCAAACATGAGCGTCATTACACTTCTGAAAAGCTGGAAGAGGGATCTCGGAAAAGGGATAGTCTGGATAAATATGCCCCCATCCAGCCCAGTGGGTTCTCGGAGTCAAACACTTTCCTAGCGGAGTTGGAAAAATCCACCCAGAGCTTCCTGAACCAGCAGAGGGCACCGCTGAGTCTCTCAGGGCCATACGGAGAGCTGAGTGCAGGCCTGAAGTCCAGCGGGTCTTTTAAAAGCCACCAGGGGCATTCATGTCTCGTACCAGATGCCACATTAGTGTACGATGAGTTCCTGCAACAGCACAGACGAGCTGTCAGCAAACTGGACTTGGAGGAGAAAAGACGCAGAGAAGCCAGAGAGAAAG GTTACTATTATGAGCTGGATGACTCCTATGATGAGAGTGATGAGGAAGAGATGCGAGCTCATCTCAGGAGGGTCGCAGAACAGCCGCCACTCAAACTAGACGATTCCACAGAG AAGGTGGAGTTTCTGCAGATGTTTGACCTGACGACTCTGGCCCGTCGGGAGGAGATGATGGAggtgaagaggaggaagaggaggcgcATGCTGAGAGAGAGGAGTCCTTCCCTCCCAGCTGTTCAGAGGAAGCGGCCTACTTCAGAGCAGCCTTCCCCCCTTTTAACCCGCTTCACCCCAGAGGACATGAACAACAGCCCTGAACTGGAGGATAAGAAACGCTTCCTCACCATTTTCAGCCTCAACCACGTCACTCAGCAGCAGAGAAAAG ATAATGAGAGGGTTGAGGAGTTGTTGAAGGCCATAAAACAGAAGAGCGTGACTCTAGACAGCATCAGATACAACCCTCACCCGCTGTGCAGGAGCCCTGCAACCCTATGCGCAG accTGTCATCTAAATCTCCAGTCCATTCTAATGATCTGATGAATGGACGGCCCCCCAGTCCCTCCCCCTCTGTGTCTGTGCCCCAGCCCCCAGCAGAACCCCTCTACCACTCAGATCATCACAGATCCCTCTCAGATCCCTCGAGAATGAAAGACTCTTCGTTGCCTGCTGCATTACCTGACAAATGTCGAGCCAATGACAGCATCCCTGGCAGGAGCGCTAGTCTGCTGAACAGTGTGCGACAGCCTCCATTCACTAAAGAGAGTTCCACTAGTGTCAACAGAAAGACCAAACCCTGGGAGAGTTTCATCGCCGAGGAGTTTGCCCAGCAGTTCCATGAATCAGTACTGCAGTCCACCCAAAAAGCCCTGCAGAAGAGTAAAG GTGGTGCCTTGGTCATGTCAGAACAGAACCATGCAGTGGATTCATCCGTGCATTATAACATTCCTGAGCTCCAGAGCACACCGGGCCGGTCCAAACCCCACCCACACCCCCCTTCTTTGCAGCCCAATGGACAGCACTGCCTCCCACACCCTTCCCGCCAGGAACTCTCCACAGAGGAgtctgaggaagaggatgaggaagatgaCACAGAGGAGGACGAGCCCACTACATCTAGGTGGCAGGGCATTGAAGCCATCTTTGAAGCTTATCAAGAGTATGCAGAAG AGCAAAGCATTGAGCGACAAGTTCTCCACAGTCAGTGCAGACGGCTGGAGGCACATCACTATAATCTCAGTCTAACAGCTGAACAGCTGTCACACTCAGTGGgg GAGCTGATGGCTCAGAAGCAGAAGCTTGCGTCAGATAGGGAGAACCTACAGGCAGAGCTAGAGCACTTTAAAAAGTGCCTGACACTGCCGCAGAATCCCTGGTCTAGGGGTCACTTCAAGGGCTTTCCACCCAGGTGA
- the gins2 gene encoding DNA replication complex GINS protein PSF2: protein MDPAEVEFLAEKEMVKIIPNFSLDKIYLIGGDLGPFNPGLPVEVPVWLALNLKQRQKCRIVPPEWMDTDKLEDIREQERKLDTFTPIPSLYYMELTKLLLNHAADNIPKADEIRTLVKDIWDTRVAKLRLSADSFISQQEAHAQLDNLTLMEINTTRSFLLDSLNYMYKLRSNLQPGRSQDY from the exons ATGGATCCAGCGGAGGTAGAGTTTCTCGCAGAGAAAGAGATGGTAAAAATTATCCCGAATTTCAGTCTCGACAAAATCTATTTGATTGGG GGAGATCTGGGTCCGTTTAACCCGGGTCTGCCAGTGGAAGTCCCCGTGTGGTTGGCCCTCAATCTTAAACAGAGACAGAAATGCAGGATAGTTCCTCCAGAGTGGATGGACACTG aCAAACTAGAGGATATCCGTGAACAGGAGAGAAAACTAGACACTTTTACTCCTATTCCGAGTCTGTACTACATGGAGCTAACCAAATTATTACTCAACCA tgCTGCAGATAACATCCCCAAAGCCGATGAGATTCGAACCctagtgaaggacatctgggacaCGCGTGTGGCCAAGCTAAGACTTTCTGCGGATAGTTTCATCAGCCAGCAGGAGGCTCACGCGCAG CTGGATAATCTCACGCTAATGGAGATCAACACCACACGCTCATTTCTGCTGGACTCTCTGAACTACATGTATAAACTGCGCTCAAACCTGCAGCCGGGCAGAAGTCAGGACTACTGA